Proteins encoded together in one Diabrotica undecimpunctata isolate CICGRU chromosome 3, icDiaUnde3, whole genome shotgun sequence window:
- the LOC140437524 gene encoding uncharacterized protein encodes MKLSLIKSNGTMEVIKQEISEETCEVEIENSNLDDALLDRFKCEVKEESNLESSDDTFDCSALNEFLIKTEIDQDGNTLTIKEGYLQDEHKMEIMDTLIEYSSYEGNYQLSEVKILNNDMKVATGQRPYKCEICCKQFSQASNLKTHLRAHTGEKSYKCEICFKQFSQASYLKTHLRVHTGEKSYKCEICLQRFIQSSNLKKHLRVHTGEKSYKCEICFKQFSQASNLKKHLRVHTGEKSYKCEICFKQFSQTSSLKTHLRVHTGEKSYKCEICFKQFSQASYLKTHMRVHTGEKSYKCEICCKQFSQASNLKTHLRAHTGEKSYKCEICFKQFSQASYLKTHLRVHTGEKSYKCEICLQRFIQSSNLKKHLRVHTGEKSYKCEICFKQFSHASNLKKHLRVHTGEKSYKCEICFKQFSQTSSLKTHLRVHTGEKSFKCEICFKQFSQASNLKTHLRVHTGEKSFKCEICFKQFSQASYLKKHLRVHTGEKSYKCEICFKQFSQASNLKKHLRVHTGEKS; translated from the exons ATGAAATTAAGTTTAATCAAATCAAATGGAACAATGGAAGTAATAAAACAAGAAATCAGTGAGGAGACCTGTGAAGTAGAAATAGAGAATAGTAACTTGGATGATGCTCTTTTGGATAGATTTAAATGTGAAGTTAAGGAAGAATCAAATCTAGAAAGTAGCGATGATACTTTTGATTGTTCAGCTTTAAATGAATTTCTCATAAAGACTGAAATAGATCAAGATGGAAATACACTTACCATCAAAGAAG GTTATCTCCAAGACGAACACAAAATGGAAATTATGGACACACTAATTGAATATTCATCTTATGAAGGAAATTATCAACTCTctgaagtaaaaatattaaataacgaTATGAAAGTTGCGACTGGACAAagaccttacaagtgtgaaatttgttgtaagcaatttagtcaagcgagtaatttgaaaacacatttgagagcacacactggagaaaaatcttataagtgtgaaatttgttttaagcaatttagtcaagcaagttatttgaaaacacatttgagagtacacactggagaaaaatcttataagtgtgaaatttgtttgcaGCGATTTATTCAATCAagtaatttgaaaaaacatttgagagtacacactggggaaaaatcttataagtgtgaaatttgttttaagcaatttagtcaagcaagtaatttgaaaaaacatttgagagtacacactggagaaaaatcttacaagtgtgaaatttgttttaagcaatttagtcaaacaagttctttgaaaacacatttgagagtacacactggggaaaaatcttacaagtgtgaaatttgttttaagcaatttagtcaagcaagttatttgaaaacacatatgagagtacacactggagaaaaatcttacaagtgtgaaatttgttgtaagcaatttagtcaagcgagtaatttgaaaacacatttgagagcacacactggagaaaaatcttataagtgtgaaatttgttttaagcaatttagtcaagcaagttatttgaaaacacatttgagagtacacactggagaaaaatcttataagtgtgaaatttgtttgcaGCGATTTATTCAATCAagtaatttgaaaaaacatttgagagtacacactggggaaaaatcttataagtgtgaaatttgttttaagcaatttagtcatgcaagtaatttgaaaaaacatttgagagtacacactggagaaaaatcttacaagtgtgaaatttgttttaagcaatttagtcaaacaagttctttgaaaacacatttgagagtacacactggagaaaaatcttttaagtgtgaaatttgttttaagcaatttagtcaagcgagtaatttgaaaacacatttgagagtacacactggagaaaaatcttttaagtgtgaaatttgttttaagcaatttagtcaagcaagttatttgaaaaaacatttgagagtacacactggggaaaaatcttacaagtgtgaaatttgttttaagcaatttagtcaagcaagtaatttgaaaaaacatttgagagtacacactggagaaaaatcttaa